The following proteins are encoded in a genomic region of Cryptomeria japonica chromosome 11, Sugi_1.0, whole genome shotgun sequence:
- the LOC131859929 gene encoding uncharacterized protein LOC131859929 — translation MASKLFIASLFMVALLSASDVFAKEQKKPKKPKEVKCHGKLYKYTCTGKYACPDQCAQTCMMDCNICKPVCNCNKPGGVCEDPRFIGGDGIMFYFHGKKDQNFCLVSDSDLHINAHFIGKRGEGMGRDFTWVQSIGVLFNGNHQLFLGANKVSSWDDSIDQLTIALDGKTIQLPNQEGATLSLSSSNLRIVRSDTTNAVTVEVENKFMITARVVPITPEESRIHNYGITSESGDCFAHLEVSFKFYSLSPHVTGVLGQTYAAEYRSPINLGVAMPVVGGEANYVTSNLFTSDCKVARFGSPNNNNDINDFSIVNLNGAGRPGGRGMACRR, via the exons ATGGCTTCAAAGCTGTTCATCGCTTCACTTTTCATGGTTGCGCTGCTGAGTGCAAGCGACGTGTTTGCAAAGGAACAAAAGAAACCGAAGAAACCGAAGGAGGTGAAGTGCCATGGCAAGCTCTACAAGTATACCTGCACTGGGAAGTATGCCTGTCCGGACCAGTGTGCGCAAACCTGCATGATGGACTGCAACATATGCAAGCCTGTTTGCA ACTGCAATAAGCCCGGAGGCGTGTGCGAGGATCCTCGATTCATAGGAGGAGATGGCATTATGTTCTATTTCCACGGTAAGAAAGACCAGAACTTCTGTTTGGTGTCAGACTCAGATCTCCACATCAATGCTCACTTCATCGGCAAAAGAGGCGAAGGAATGGGGAGAGACTTCACGTGGGTGCAGTCCATTGGAGTGCTCTTCAACGGCAACCACCAGCTGTTCCTAGGAGCCAACAAGGTGTCCTCTTGGGATGATTCAATTGACCAACTGACCATTGCCTTGGACGGCAAAACGATCCAACTTCCTAACCAGGAGGGTGCcactctttccctctcttcctccaaTCTGAGAATCGTTCGATCTGACACCACTAATGCTGTGACGGTTGAAGTGGAGAACAAGTTTATGATTACAGCCCGCGTTGTGCCCATCACTCCCGAGGAATCTCGAATCCACAACTACGGGATCACCTCCGAGTCTGGCGACTGCTTTGCGCATCTGGAGGTGAGCTTCAAGTTCTACTCTCTCAGCCCCCATGTGACCGGTGTGCTTGGACAGACATACGCAGCAGAATACAGGAGCCCCATTAACTTGGGTGTGGCCATGCCCGTGGTGGGAGGAGAGGCTAACTATGTGACGAGCAATCTCTTTACCAGTGATTGCAAAGTTGCCCGATTCGGCTCACCCAATAACAACAACGACATCAACGATTTCTCCATCGTCAACCTCAACGGTGCAGGGAGACCCGGAGGGCGTGGGATGGCTTGCCGGAGATAG
- the LOC131061358 gene encoding uncharacterized protein LOC131061358: MLIAALCMVALLSANDVFAMNVKCHGKPYKYTCPGKHACPSQCARTCVMDCKACKPVCTCNKPGGVCQDPRFIGGDGIMFYFHGKKDQNFCLVSDSELHINAHFIGKRGEGMGRDFTWVQSIGVLFGGNHQLFLGANKVASWDDSIDQLAIALDGKTIQLPNQEGATLSLSSSNLTIVRSDTTNAVTVEVENKFMITARVVPITPEESRIHNYGITSESGDCFAHLELSFKFYSLSPDVTGVLRQTYAAEYRSPLKLGVAMPVVGGEANYVTSNVFATDCKVARFGSRNININDNDFSVLGLNCAGRPGGRGMVCRR, translated from the exons ATGTTGATCGCTGCACTTTGCATGGTTGCGCTGCTGAGTGCAAACGACGTGTTTGCGATGAACGTGAAGTGCCATGGCAAGCCCTACAAGTATACCTGCCCTGGGAAGCATGCCTGTCCGAGCCAGTGTGCGCGTACCTGCGTCATGGACTGCAAAGCTTGCAAGCCTGTTTGCA CGTGCAATAAGCCCGGAGGCGTATGCCAGGATCCTCGATTCATAGGAGGAGATGGCATCATGTTCTATTTCCATGGTAAGAAAGACCAGAACTTCTGTTTGGTGTCGGACTCAGAGCTTCACATCAATGCTCACTTCATCGGCAAGAGAGGTGAGGGAATGGGAAGAGACTTCACGTGGGTGCAGTCCATTGGAGTGCTCTTCGGCGGCAACCACCAGCTGTTCCTGGGAGCCAACAAGGTGGCCTCCTGGGATGATTCAATTGACCAACTGGCCATTGCCTTGGACGGCAAAACGATCCAACTTCCTAACCAGGAGGGTGCCACgctttccctctcttcctccaaTCTGACAATCGTTCGATCCGACACCACTAATGCCGTCACAGTTGAAGTGGAGAACAAGTTTATGATTACAGCCCGCGTTGTGCCCATCACTCCCGAGGAGTCTCGAATCCATAACTACGGGATCACCTCCGAGTCCGGCGACTGCTTTGCCCATCTGGAGCTGAGCTTCAAGTTCTACTCTCTCAGCCCCGATGTGACTGGTGTGCTTCGACAGACATACGCAGCAGAGTACAGGAGCCCCCTTAAGTTGGGTGTGGCCATGCCCGTGGTGGGAGGTGAAGCCAACTATGTGACGAGCAATGTCTTTGCCACTGATTGCAAAGTTGCCCGATTCGGTTCGCGCAACATCAACATCAATGACAACGATTTCTCCGTCCTGGGTCTCAACTGTGCAGGGAGACCCGGTGGGCGAGGCATGGTTTGCCGGAGATAG